CCGCTGTCAGCGTATCACTGCCGTTTACGGTATCGTCTGTAGAAACAGCCAGGGTGGCTATGGTGGGGGCTACCGTGTCCTTAACAATTATGCTGCTGAACTGGGTCGCAGCATTACCCGCCGCGTCACTGACATCGGCTGTGACAGCAACAGAACCGCTGTCGGCTACGCCTGAAAGATCCGCAGTGCCGCTAAAAGCATTGCCGGTCACGGTGACATCGGTGCTTACACCGCCAATTTCTACAGTTATAGTCTGGTCGTTCTCAACTCCCGTTGTCGTGCCACTGAAAGCCACCGCTGTCAGCGTATCACTGCCGTTTACGGTATCGTCTGTAGAAACAGCCAGGGTGGCTATGGTGGGGGCTACCGTGTCCTTAACAATTATGCTGCTGAACTGGGTCGCAGCATTACCCGCCGCGTCACTGACATCGGCTGTGACAGCAACAGGACCGCTGTCGGCTACGCCTGAAAGATCCGCAGTGCCGCTAAAAGCATTGCTGGTTACGGTGACATCGGTGCTTACACCGCCAATTTTTACAGTTATAGTCTGGTCGTTCTCAACTCCCGTTGTCGTGCCGCTGAAAGCCACCGCTGTCAGCGTATCACTGCTGTTGACGCTATCGTCTCCAGAAACAGCCAAGCTGGCTATGGTTGGCTTGATATTATCAACCGTGAGATTACTGGTATCTGCCGTTGTGGTAAGGTTGCTCGCATCATCGGTGGCGGTGACGGAAACATTGAGGTTGGAGTTCTCAATGCTGCCGGCAACAATGGTATAGCTGGCACTCCAGGTTTCCCCACTGTTGGTGGCCACTACGGCCTCTTCGCCGCCAAAGGCGCTGAAATTAACCGTAACACCTGAAATATCGCTGTTGTTGTCGCCTGTTTCGGTGTTGTTCCATGTAACAGTTACCGTATCCCCGACAATATAGATGCCATCGGTCCCGCTGCCGGTACTGGTGATACTGATATTATCGTCCGTAACCGCAGGTGGCGTGCTATCAACTGTTGCGCCGGTGGTATCTGCCGTTGTGGTACGGTTGTCCGCATCATCGGTGGCGGTGACGGAAACATTGAGGTTGGAGTTCTCAATGCTGCCGGCAACAATGGTATAGCTGGCACTCCAGGTTTCCCCACTGTTGGTGGCCACTACGGCCTCTTCGCCGCCAAAAGCGCTGAAATTAACCGTAACACCTGAAATATCGCTGTTGTTGTCGCCTGCACCTGTATTGTCCCATTCAACGGTTACCGTATCCCCGGCTTTAAAGGCTCCGGCTGTACCACTGGCTCCGCTGATGCTGATGTTTCCATCTGTAACCGTTGGTGCGGTGGTGTCAATGACAATAGCGCTGCCGTCATCTATGTTGGTGGTGGGCGGGGTGGTGTCGGTGAGGGCGTTGCCAGCCAGGTCCCGGACCGTTCCGGCGGTAAAGCTTGAAACCGTCAGGTCTCCGCTGTTGTTCCCTGCCTGGACAGTATAGGTGCCAGTGAGGGTGGTGCCGTCGGCGGCGGCTGTGAGGGTGACGGTCTCCCCGGAGTCCAGAGTGACGGTCATCTGGCCACCGCTCTGAATGTCTTCATTCATGGTGGCGACAATTCCGATGGTGTCCCCTTCTTTGTAGCTGCCGTCGGATTCGGTTGACGTAAATGAGGATACCAGGGGCGCCGTATTGTCAGGGGTGGAAAAATTCCACACAGTCTTGTCCGAAAGTTCGGCCACCGGACTGCCGTTGACATCCAGAATGGCGTTGTCGTCAAACACCACATAATAGCTGGTGTCATCATCCAAAGCATTGAGGGGACCAACGGTCAGGGTGGTGCCGCCCCAGCCGGTTATGTTTGTCATGGGGATGACTTGAACCTCCGAATCGCCGCTGGTTTTCTTGATGGTCAGGTCACCAGTACCCTGATAAACCTCCTCGGAAAAGGTCAAGGTCAGGGTGGGGGTGGAATCGACGCCGGTGCTGTCGTCTAACGGAGTGACGCTTTCCAGTGTGGGTCTGTTCGCATCAATTGAGTCACTACCCTGGGAGATGTCTGTGTCGTAAGTGTTGCTGACATTGCCCCCGCTGTCTTCCACGGTAAAGCTCACAGGTATAAAATAATCAGCCGCCACATCCATGCCTCCGTCGGTAATGGTAAATTGGGCCGTATAGGTAGTCGCATTCGTTTTGCTCAGGTTGGACAGGGTAAATCCGCCGATGGTGCCGTTTATGGTCGTGTAAGTATCCGTATCGCTGTCTACTGTAATGGTGGCAGTTACGGTGTCACCCACATTCATGGGGCTGTTATCAATGGTGACTGCGGTGATAACAGGGGCGTTGGCATCAATGGAATCACTGCCCTGGGAAATGGCCGTGGTGTAGGCGGTGCCGGTATTACCGGCAGTATCGGTAATGGTAATATCCACTGGAATGTCATTGCCGGCCACCACATCGGCTCCGCCCTGGGTGACGGTGAATTCGGCCTCATAGGTAGTGTCATCCACCTTTGTCAGGTTGGACAGGGCAAATCCGCCGATGGTGCCGTTTATGATGGTGTAGGTGTCTGTATCACTGTTCACGGTGATCGTAGCCGTGACTGTATCTCCCACGGACATGGCCGTATCCAGAATGGTGACATTGGCAATCACAGGGGCGGAAGTATCAATCGCCTGCACGGACTGGGTGGCCGCGGTATTGCTGTTGCCCGCCCCATCAACGGCAACGTCGGCAGCCACATCCACGGTAATGTCTGTGGTGCTGTCGGCATCAGGTGCCACAACCAGGGTATAAACCGTATCGGAAACCGCCGTAAAAATGCCTTTGCTGCCGCCGGTCACGTCTACATCATCAGCCGTAAACCCGGTTACTGCCTCGCTGAAGGTGAAGGTGTAGGTCACATCCCCTGTGGCCGTGCCCGCCGTATTATCGGTGATGGCGACTGTCGGGGCCTCGGTATCAACCGCCTGCACGGACTGGGTGGCCGCGGTATTACTGTTGCCCGCCCCATCGGTGGCGACATCGGCAGCCACATCCACGGTAATGTCTGTGGTGCTGTCGGCATCAGGTGCCACAACAAGGGTATAAACCGTATCGGAAACCGCCGTAAAAATGCCTTTGCTGCCGCCGGTCACGTCTACATCATCAGCCGTAAACCCGGTTACTGCCTCGCTGAAGGTGAAGGTGTAGGTCACATCCCCTGTGGCCGTGCCCGCCGTATTATCGGTGATGGCGACTGTCGGGGCCTCGGTATCAACTGCCTGCACGGACTGGGTGGCCGCGGTATTGCTGTTGCCCGCCCCATCGGTGGCGACATCGGCAGCCACATCCACGGTAATGTCTGTGGTGCTGTCGGCATCAGGTGCCACAACCAGAGTATAAACCGTATCGGAAACCGCCGTAAAGTCTCCCTTGCTGCCCCCGGTCACGTCTACATCGTCAGCCGTAAATCCGGTTACCGGCTCGCTGAAGGTAAAGGTGTAGGTCACATCGCCTGTAGCCGTACCATCAGTATTGTCGGTGATGGCTACTGTGGGCGGCGTATTGTCCGGGGTGGCAAAATTCCATTCCGTCTTGTCCGTAATCGGGGAGGTCAGGCTGCCGCCGGCATCCAAAATAGAATTGTCGTCAAACACCACATAGTATCCGGTATCCTCTGCAAAACTACCGCCCGGATTGACGGTCAGGGTTGTTGTGCCCCAGCCGGTTATCCTTGGGTCTGTAATGGAGATGACTTCAAATTCCGAATCATCGCTGGTGAGTTTGATGGTCAGATTGCCGATGGAGCCTTGATAAACCGCTTCGGAAAAGGTGAGGATCAGGTTGGCGTCAACAGCAACGCCAGTCGCACCATCCCCGGGAGTAACGCTGTCCAGGGTGGGCCTGTTGGCATCAATGGGGTCGCTGTTCTGGGAGATGTCCGTTGTGTAGGTGCTGCTGACATTACCGGCAGTATCGGTAATAGTAATATCCACTGATATGTCCGTGGTATCGGCCACATCTGTTCCGCCATCAGTGATGGTAAACTGGGCCGTGTACTCGGTATCGCTGACCTTTGTCAGATTGGACAGGGCAAATCCGTCGATGGTCCCGGTTATGCTGGTATAGGTATCGGTATCACTGTCCACGGTGATGGTGGCGGTTACAGTATCCCCCACGGACATGGCCGTGTCCGGGATGCTCACGGACTGAATTTCCGGCACATGGGTATCCACCCTTATGATCACGGCCGGGCTTTTGTCCCCGCCGTTAACACTGTAGCGAACCGCCAGCGTTTCCGCATCCCCGGCCGCTTCGATCACGAACGACGGGATTGTGATCTCGACCTGGTCATCGGTGTTGATATGGGCCGCGGTGATGGTTTCCTGGTAGGTCTGCCCACTCCAGTAGACAGTAACCGTATCCCCCTCACTGACATCACTCAACGCAACAACCACGCCCGCGTCTTTTTCCTGGGCCGTAATTCCCCCGCCGCGAGCCGCGTCTATCACCGGGGGCTTGAGCAGAAGGTCACTGAGATTTGCCGTGTTGCCGCTCTCCCCGGTCGTGTAATTGTCAATTCCCTGCTGAAGCAGTTCTACGCCGTCCTGGGTTAATCCCAGTTCACTGTCTTCCGAATCCTGGATTTCGACAATGGTGGATTTAATCTGCTCAATGGTTTCCTCAACGCTGCCAGTGTTCTCGTCCACGCCGGAAAGCATGGCCAGAACATTTCCGTATTGCTCACTGGCTTCCAGGCCGTCGCTGCTGTCGTAATTTTCCTCCGTCACCGTGGTGACCGGGCCGTTGATGTCGTCCACGTCGAACAGGTTCCCGACTTTTTCGTTAAAGGCCAGGTCATCCGCCGTAAGATTAAGGTTATCTTCATCAATACCCGCCAGTTGAACCGCCAGTTCCGTAAGGGGGCTGACGGTGAGTGATACGTTGCCCTCACCGTCGGTCAGGGCCATGGCCCTGAGGGCCGTACCCAGGTTCTTCATAGTGCCTGTGGTCTCATCCGTATAGTCATTCTCTGTATTGAGATCACTCACCTTGGCAAAGACAATACCTGTGTATCCGTTGGTGATTTGATAGGAAAAACTTCCCGTTGAAAAATCATGATCTGTTTCAACAATGAGATTTCCGCTCTGGTCGTACAATTCCACCCGCAAAGTAGAGGTAAAGGTTCCGGCTGCGGCATTGATGGTGATGAAATAAGAGGAGGTATCCACGGCCTGCACCGACTGGGCCGCAGCGATATTGCCGTTGTCCGCCGCATCTGTGGCTACATTAGCTGCAACATCCACGGTAATGTCTGTGGTGCTGCCCGCATCGGGTTTCACAACCAGGGTGTAAACTGTACCGGAAACCGCCGTAAAGTCACCCTTGCTGCCGCCGGTCACGTCTACATCATCAGCCGTAAACCCGGTTACCGCCTCGCTGAAGGTGAAGGTGTAGGTCACATCGTCTGTGGCCGTGCCTGGGGTATCGTCCGTGATGGTTACGGTGGGGGCCGTGGTATCGATGACGGTGGATTTTCCTCCTCCGCCCCTGGAATCAGCGGCCACCGCAAGACCGATGCCGCCTGCGGCGGTAAGCCCGGCTATCCAGCCTGCGGACATGCCTGGGTCACCAGCCTCCCATACCACCAGCACACCGGAATCAACGTCTTCAGGGACTGCCAGGTCACCGGCCACAGCCATGTCGTCAGGCGGTGCTTCGGAACCGTCCGCACTGAAAAGGGTATCGGATTCCGCGGCAAAGAATTCTTCCACCTGGGCCACGGTTTCCCCGTCCACCTCGACTTCAAGGGTCTCACCTTTTTTCTTGAGCACCAGATCCTCTGGTGGTGCGCCCGTTTCCGTATCCTTGATCGTATAAATCGCCCCGGGTTCAGCTGTAATGATTACCGATGGATCCAAAGGATATTCGACGACTTGATTACCTTTTTGCTTTTCAATCAATACAAGCATTTGTCACCTCTTTACTTAATTGAACCTGATATTGCTGTCCCGATTTTATTATGAGATCGTGTATTCAGAATTAGGACTGAAGAATATATACCGGAAAATCAATCTTCATGCTCTCCATGATTTTAATTGGGAAAATACTTCAATAGTAATTTTGATTTTTTGATTTTAGATCGCCTCTATTTTTGCACTATTGTATAAAAAAACAATGGCTTTAGCAACCACAACTACCCAATTATTGCCAAGATTGATTAAGGGTCTCTTTGCGATTTTCCTGGGCACGGCAGGCTATTTCTCCCGGAAAGATTCCGCAAGGGTTTTGCGCAGCGGTTTCAACAGGATATCCAGAACAGTTCGTCTTCAGGAACGTGTCCTTCGCAAGTATTCGTACTTTCTGAAATCATTGACAAATTTGTATACGCCTGCCAAGTTGGAGTCATGATGAAAATGCTTGGAAATTTTGTTTTATTCATATGGCTGAAGTTCAAAGTCACTTCGAATCTCGCTGCCGAAAACCTTGCGCTTCGCCACCAATTGGCCGTAATGAAAAGGACGAACAAGCGGCCGAAAATTCGAATGGTGGATCGGCTCTTCTGGGTTTTGCTTTCCCGAATTTGGACTCCTTGGCGTAAATCTCTCATCATTGTAAAGTCGGATACTGTTGTCTACTGGCATCGCAAGGGTTTCAAACTTTTCTGGAAATTCAAATCCAAAGGCCCGGGAAGGCCTCAAGTCAGTCGTGAAATCAGTGATCTGGTCAGGAGGATGGCTGCAGCCAATCCAAACTGGGGTGCGCCCAGGATTCATGGGGAATTGCTCAGCCTGGGGTTCGAGGTTTCCGAACGAACCGTATCGAACCTGATGCCCCGACATCCGCCGAATTCAAAGCCGTCTCAAACCTGGCGGACTTTCTTGAAAAATCATATTAACAAGTGTTCGATTGACTTTTTCACTGTTCCAACAGTCACCTTTAATATTCTGTTCGTCCTGGTGATCCTCAGCCACAGCCGCCGCAAAGTCGTACATTTCAATATAACCTCAAATCCGACGGCCGAGTGGACAACCCAACAGATCGTGGAGGCCTTCCCCTGGGATACGGCACCGAAGTATCTGATGCGGGATCGGGATGCAATCTATGGCGTTTTTTTTCCGCAATCGAGTGAAAAACATGGGCATCAAAGAAGTGGTCTCGGCCCCGCAAAGCCCTTGGCAAAACCCTTTTGTTGAACGGGTGATCGGCTCGATCAGACGAGAATGTGCAAACAATGTCATCGTACTGAACCAAGGACATCTGAAAAACATTCTTTGCGCGTATTTCCAATATTATCATAACGACAGAACACATTTGAGCCTTGGAAAAAATACGCCCAACGGTCGGCCGATCCAACCCAGACCTGTCGGCAAATGCAAGATAATTGATTTGCCGCGTATTGGTGGATTACATCATCGATACGAGTGGAAGAAAGCGGCCTGAAAACTCAAATCGTTCTGATATCAAAAGCATCGAACGGTCTTTGCGATCTGTGCTCAGAATCGACCTCAATTAAAAATTTCACATTGAATCCGTCTTTTCAAATAAACTGGACAGTGGGTATTTCATTCAATCGTACATTCCGCACTCAATTTTATGGTTCTTTGACAATTTATTCAGCGTTTGCACAGCTCTTACGGAACAAAAAAGCATTCCGGCGGGACGTCCAAGGCTCTAAGGTACTGCACTTGAGTATCATTTAGCGGCTTTGCTAATTTTCGTTGTCTTCCAACGGTTATAACTAATATGCTAAGAAACTTCGTAGTCATCATAAAGGCCGTCGGACTATTTGTGGGCTTTTTTTTCCAGCCAGGCAACCGTTTCCCCGTCTTTTTTACATGCAGCTTCAAGTTTCGTTCTATTAGCCGCCAGAGCAACAAAGAAAGCAGGAGAATTAGCCCAAGCGCTTCCACCCGTTTCGGCTTCTTCAGAAAGATGGCATTCACAATGGCTGGATCTTTCAGGAACCCGAAATTTTTTTCGATCCCATCCTGTTCTTTGTAAAGCCTGAGGAGCTCGACTCCTGGCCACTCCTGTTCGTCAGCCTGGGCCGGAACGTTGGTTATGAGTACAAAACAGCCCGCTTCAAGTCTGATCTTTTCTGTTTTTTCTGGATCTTCTTCGACAGTTGCCTTCAGTTCATATTCAATGGATTTCGGCTTCCTGGCTTCCCCTTTTTTGGGACGTCCTTTGCCGTATTTGGGTACGTCAATGATCTCTGCTCGCAAGTTGTAAAGGCTTTTGTCTGCTGCTTTGACCAAAGTGCCGGCTGCCACCTCTGCATCCGGGCGACATTTGAAGGGTTGGAGAGTCGCCTCTTTGATTTTCTTTTCCAGCTGGTCTTTGCTGGTTTTTAATATTCGGTCGATGCGTTTCTGACGCCTTTTATCATGGGCACTGGAGTGATATACAATGGCCCGGTAGGCCCCATCACCAATGGTAGCGGTTGTTTCATAATAACGATAGGATGCGGGCGGTTTCTTTTCGCTTTGGCTTTCGGCCAAAGCCCCAATATCAACCCAGTTGTCGGCTGCAACAGCCTGGGCAATGGCATGCTTACATTCATTGAAATTAGCTGGCAATCGGCTTAAAAAACGGATGCCGTTTCCCTCCGCAGCTATAAGATTATCTGTGGTCACAAAGGCTGAATCTGCAACATAAATGGAGGCACCGGGCTTGAACCCATGTTCGGCCATGTGTGATGAGATATGAGATAAAAGCTCATTGTTCAGGGTCTTGTCTGAAGCATTCCCGTCCTGGGTTTTTCCTATGATCGGAATATTTCGGTCTACACACAACATGGACACCATGAACTGCTTCAAATCCGGACGTTTATCCTTGCTGTAACCGTAGGTGATATTCAATTGCGTATCGGGGTGATCTTCGTAAGCGCCAAAGACGGAGACAGAGGTCGTATCAAAGTGGTGGTGGCGCGTATCCAGTTTAAAACAACCAATGGCGTTTTGGGAAATCTGGGAAAATATCTTTTGAGTTCCAGTCTCAAAAAGTTTGTCCAATACCCGCCCCAGATTTGTGTCGTTAAATTTATCGGGGCTGATGGGTTTGCCAAAAAGCAACTCGGTATCCATTTCGTCGAAAGCTTCTTCAAGTCTGTACAAAGGAGTCCTTCCGGAGACCGTATCCATAATCATCCCAAGCACCGCATCACCTGGCGATAGATCCATTTTGCTATCTGTCATGGTATTGATCGTTTCAACCAGATTGATACGTTTGGCGTACTCTTTGAAAATCGGAAGAAATTTTACATCTGTGAAATTCCATTCCTCGGTACCTGGGATGTTCATATTTTGCTCCCTCTTCGTTTTGAGTTTTTTTTGGGGAGCACCATAAACTAAATAATTGGTGTTTGTCTAGACAAACTTTTTTTATTTATTATACTTTTGTGAAGTGTTTGAAAATCAGGTTAACATGTTGATTTTATATTATTTAAAATTGTATGTGTTTTGTCGATTGAAGGTGCGGAAAATACGTTCAATCGCTGCACAGAGGAGAATATTTTTTCGACAAATTTACCACGGATTAATTTTTGCGAAGGACAAGTGCGAATACAAACGGAATCATCAAGCCTACTATGCCGACGGCATTGTTCCCGCTACTAAAAATTCAAAGTCGACGGATAGAGGGTCAAAGCTCCGGGTCGTCAAATAAAACTACCAGGCAGATCAAAATAATGGCGAGATCGAAAAATGCAAAAGAGCCGCACCCAAATCAGAATGCTTCTTGTTTAGAGAACATCATGAAGACGATAGGAAATCTTTTATAAATTAGTGGCGCAATACAAAAATTTTGCGCAGAATACTCACATAACATCAGCTTTTAGCTTCATCAAGTATTTTACGGACCATTTTTACCAAGTCAGCCTGATCTATTGGTTTGTATGCAAACGCTTTAATGCCGAGATCAGCAGCCGACTTATCCGACATTTTTTTGCTGTACCCGGTAAATAGAATAACCGGTATATCCTGTCTGATTTTCATTAATTCAGCCGCCAATTTATCTCCTGTCATCTTCGGCATGGTCATATCCGTTATAACCAGATCAAAATTGTCAGGTTTTTCCTGAAACAGATCCAAAGCTTCGACGCTGCTGATGCTACAGGTTACCGAATACCCAAACCGTTCGAGCATTTGACAGCACATATGGGCAATGCTGGGTTCATCATCAACAAACAGTATTCTTTCGGAGCCGGTGGGTAAATCCTCTTTCACATATGGATCGCAGCTTTGGCTGGTTTTAATGATAGGCAGGTAAATCGAAAATATAGAGCCTTGACCTAATTCACTGAAAACTTCGATATCTCCACCATATTTTTCAACTATGCCATGAACCAAAGCCAATCCGAGACCAGTACCTTCTCCGGGTTCTTTGGTCGTAAAATAAGGATCAAATATTGACCCGATAATTTTTGGAGAAATTCCGCTGCCTGTGTCTGATACACTCAATTTAATATAATCACCGGGTTTCACATCCAGCACCTGAGTTGAACCACACTCTTCAAATCTAACATCGTCCAGCACAATCTTCATTAGACCGCCGCTCTCTTCCATAGCATGCATTGCATTTGTACATAGGTTCATGAGAATTTGGTGCAACTGAGTTGGATTCCCCATGATTGATGATTCACTTTTTATTTTTTGTTGTATTTCGATTGAAGTTGGGATGGAAGATCTTAAAAATTGAAGTGCTTCTTCTACAATGTTTTTTGCCTTTACCGGTTTGACCTCTTCATCCGACTTACTCGCAATCGTCAGAATTTGTTTTACCAAATCCTTAGCCCTTTTTCCGGCCTTATAGACCTCTTGCAAATCATCTTCGATAGTGGAACCTTTTTGAACCCCATCTAAAGCAATTTCTGTGAATCCGATAATTGCTGAAAGGATATTGTTAAAATCATGAGCAACTCCACCAGCTAGATTTCCTAAGGATTCAAGTTTCTGAGCATGCAAAAGCTGGACATTTAATCTGGCGCTTTCCTCTTGAGCTGTTTTAAGTTCGGTGATATCCTCTGATATGCCTAACAAGTACAAGGGGTTGCCATCCGCATCAAATAACGGTACTTTTTTAGTGTGCAATATACGCTTCTTTTTGCTGCAGGTTAGTATCTCCTCCTCTGGAATATCTATAATTTCCTTTTTTTCTAGAACTGTTCGATCCTGCTGTGTAAAAAAATCAGCCTGATCTTTTGGAAAGAAATCATAGTCGGTCTTGCCCAATATTTTTTCTCTTGAATAACCTAAAAGATTTTCTCCTGCCTTGTTCAAACTAACAAATCGAAGTTCGTTAGCATCTTTTAGGAAAATCATGTCGGGTATATTTTCAATAATTGAATCAAGAAACGAATTTGCCCTACGCAATTCCTCTTCTGTCTCTTGTCTAACCAGGATCTCTTTTTCCAGCTGCAGCGTTTTTTTCTCAAGCTTTCTCACAAGTCTTTCGTTATAAAGTTTGAGTATTTCCTCTTCATGCATCGGTTCAGATTTTGGTTCTATATTTCTATTGTCAGCAGATTTGGCCGCACCCTGAATCGTCTCGATAAGAACATCAGGCTCACAGGGTTTGACAATGAACCGGTCCGCACCGATTTTTATAGCAAATGCCTCATCCTTTGGCCCCGTATATGTAGCAGTATAAAAAATGAAAGGTATGTGGCGCAAATTTTCATCTGTTTTTACTTTCCTGCATAATTGAAAACCATCCATAACCGGCATGAGAATATCGCTGATAATCAGATCAAAATCTTCGGTCTTGATTTTTTCAAGGGCCTCAGCACCATTTTCAGCCACCTCGACTTCATACCCATTTCCAATTAACAGGGACTGAAGCAGATAGCGGCCTTCCTCCATGTCATCAACGATAAGAGCTCTCATATCAGTCCTCCTTATGACCGCCATCTTTGCTTAAATACGATTTTATTTCATTCACAAAAGTGTCCGGGTTAATCGGTTTTTCGATATAACCGGTAGCACCAGCACCCAAGATTTTTTCTCGATCCCCAGCCATTGCATACGAGGTCACGGCGATGATCGGAACCCCTTGAATTGCTTCGTGTCTCTTAAGTTCTTCAGCCACAGCATAGCCGTCCATTTCAGGCAACTGAATGTCCAACAATATGGCGCTCGGCTTATGGCGTAACGCTTTTTCAAT
Above is a window of uncultured Desulfobacter sp. DNA encoding:
- a CDS encoding response regulator produces the protein MRALIVDDMEEGRYLLQSLLIGNGYEVEVAENGAEALEKIKTEDFDLIISDILMPVMDGFQLCRKVKTDENLRHIPFIFYTATYTGPKDEAFAIKIGADRFIVKPCEPDVLIETIQGAAKSADNRNIEPKSEPMHEEEILKLYNERLVRKLEKKTLQLEKEILVRQETEEELRRANSFLDSIIENIPDMIFLKDANELRFVSLNKAGENLLGYSREKILGKTDYDFFPKDQADFFTQQDRTVLEKKEIIDIPEEEILTCSKKKRILHTKKVPLFDADGNPLYLLGISEDITELKTAQEESARLNVQLLHAQKLESLGNLAGGVAHDFNNILSAIIGFTEIALDGVQKGSTIEDDLQEVYKAGKRAKDLVKQILTIASKSDEEVKPVKAKNIVEEALQFLRSSIPTSIEIQQKIKSESSIMGNPTQLHQILMNLCTNAMHAMEESGGLMKIVLDDVRFEECGSTQVLDVKPGDYIKLSVSDTGSGISPKIIGSIFDPYFTTKEPGEGTGLGLALVHGIVEKYGGDIEVFSELGQGSIFSIYLPIIKTSQSCDPYVKEDLPTGSERILFVDDEPSIAHMCCQMLERFGYSVTCSISSVEALDLFQEKPDNFDLVITDMTMPKMTGDKLAAELMKIRQDIPVILFTGYSKKMSDKSAADLGIKAFAYKPIDQADLVKMVRKILDEAKS
- a CDS encoding response regulator, which translates into the protein MSDTLLIIEDNEQNFYMMRFLLEKSGFKVIGAENGRVGIEKALRHKPSAILLDIQLPEMDGYAVAEELKRHEAIQGVPIIAVTSYAMAGDREKILGAGATGYIEKPINPDTFVNEIKSYLSKDGGHKED